In the Populus trichocarpa isolate Nisqually-1 chromosome 1, P.trichocarpa_v4.1, whole genome shotgun sequence genome, one interval contains:
- the LOC18095327 gene encoding chloroplast envelope quinone oxidoreductase homolog — translation MAGKLMHAVQYSTYGGGAAGLKHVEVPVPSAKGDEVLLKLEATSLNPVDWKMQKGMLRPLLPRRFPYIPGTDVAGEVVEVGPGVTNFKTGDKVVAILSHLSGGGLAEFVVAKKSLPVARPPEVSAAEGAGLPVAGLTAHQALTQSAGVKLDGSGNQKNILITAASGGVGHYAVQLAKLGNTHVTATCGARNIEFVKSLGADEVLDYKTPEGAALKSPSGKKYDAVIHCAAGVPWSTFEPNLSANGKVIDITPGPSAFMTFAFKKLTFSKKQLVPLLLIPNGENLNYLVNLVKEGKLKTVIDSKHPLSRAEDAWAKSIDSHATGKIIVEP, via the exons ATGGCAGGGAAGCTGATGCATGCCGTTCAGTATAGCACCTATGGAGGAGGCGCCGCTGGTTTAaag CATGTTGAGGTTCCAGTCCCTAGTGCCAAGGGAGACGAGGTTTTGCTCAAGTTAGAAGCAACTAGTCTAAACCCAGTCGACTGGAAGATGCAGAAAGGGATGCTGCGCCCCCTACTCCCTCGGAGATTCCCTTACATACCCG GCACTGATGTGGCAGGAGAGGTTGTAGAGGTTGGACCAGGAGTAACAAATTTCAAAACTGGTGACAAAGTTGTAGCTATTCTAAGCCACCTT AGCGGAGGTGGACTAGCTGAATTTGTAGTGGCTAAGAAGAGCTTGCCAGTTGCAAGGCCACCTGAAGTTTCAGCAGCTGAAGGTGCAGGCTTGCCTGTTGCTGGGCTCACAGCTCACCAGGCTCTCACTCAATCTGCTGGGGTCAAGCTTGATGGAAGTGGTAACCAGAAAAATATTCTGATCACTGCTGCCTCAGGTGGTGTAGGTCACTATGCAGTTCAGCTTGCAAAGCTTGGAAACACTCATGTGACTGCCACTTGTGGGGCTCGTAACATCGAATTTGTGAAGAGCTTAGGTGCTGATGAGGTTCTGGATTACAAAACCCCAGAAGGAGCAGCTCTGAAGAGCCCATCTGGTAAGAAATATGATGCTGTGATCCACTGCGCTGCTGGCGTTCCTTGGAGCACTTTTGAGCCAAATCTGAGTGCAAATGGGAAGGTTATAGATATCACTCCTGGCCCCAGTGCCTTCATGACTTTTGCTTTTAAGAAACTTACCTTCTCCAAGAAGCAGCTGGTGCCGCTGCTTTTGATTCCCAATGGTGAGAACCTGAATTATCTTGTTAATCTGGTAAAGGAAGGGAAGCTTAAAACAGTCATCGACTCAAAGCATCCATTAAGCAGGGCTGAAGATGCTTGGGCAAAGAGTATCGACAGTCATGCTACTGGGAAGATCATTGTGGAGCCGTGA
- the LOC7467651 gene encoding chloroplast envelope quinone oxidoreductase homolog, whose amino-acid sequence MAGKLMHAVQYSTYGGGAAGLKHVEVPVPSAKRDEVLLKLEATSLNPVDWKMQNGLLRPLLPWRFPYVPGADVAGEVVEVGPGVTNFKTGDKVVAILSHISGGGLAEFVVAKKGLPVARPPEVSAAEGAGLPVAGLTAHQAVTQSAGVKLDGSGNQKNILITAASGGVGHYAVQLAKLGNTHVTATCGARNIEFVKSLGADEVLDYKTPEGAALKSPSGKKYDAVIHCAAGIPWSTFEPNLSANGKVIDITPGLSAYMASAFKKLTFSKKQLVPLLLIPNGENLNYLVNLVKEGKLKTVIDSKHPLSRAEDAWAKIIDGHATGKIIVEP is encoded by the exons ATGGCGGGGAAGCTGATGCATGCCGTTCAGTATAGCACCTATGGAGGAGGCGCCGCTGGTTTAaag CATGTTGAGGTTCCAGTCCCTAGTGCCAAGAGAGACGAGGTTTTGCTCAAGTTAGAAGCAACTAGTCTAAACCCAGTCGATTGGAAGATGCAGAATGGGTTGTTGCGCCCCCTACTCCCTTGGAGATTCCCTTACGTCCCCG GCGCTGATGTGGCAGGAGAGGTTGTAGAGGTTGGACCAGGAGTAACAAATTTCAAAACTGGTGACAAAGTTGTAGCTATTCTAAGCCACATT AGTGGAGGTGGACTAGCTGAATTTGTAGTGGCTAAGAAGGGCTTGCCAGTTGCAAGGCCACCTGAAGTTTCAGCAGCTGAAGGTGCAGGCTTGCCTGTTGCTGGGCTCACAGCTCACCAGGCTGTCACTCAATCTGCTGGGGTCAAGCTTGATGGAAGTGGTAACCAGAAAAATATTCTGATCACTGCTGCCTCAGGTGGTGTAGGTCACTATGCAGTTCAGCTTGCAAAGCTTGGAAACACTCATGTGACTGCCACTTGTGGGGCTCGTAACATCGAATTTGTGAAGAGCTTAGGTGCTGATGAGGTTCTGGATTACAAAACCCCAGAAGGAGCAGCTCTGAAGAGCCCATCTGGTAAGAAATATGATGCTGTGATCCACTGCGCTGCTGGCATTCCTTGGAGCACTTTTGAGCCAAATCTGAGTGCAAATGGGAAGGTTATAGATATCACTCCTGGCCTCAGTGCCTACATGGCTTCTGCTTTTAAGAAACTTACTTTCTCCAAGAAGCAGCTGGTGCCGCTGCTTTTGATTCCCAATGGTGAGAACCTGAATTATCTTGTTAATCTGGTAAAGGAAGGGAAGCTTAAAACAGTCATCGACTCAAAGCATCCATTAAGCAGGGCTGAAGATGCTTGGGCAAAGATTATCGATGGTCATGCTACTGGGAAGATCATTGTGGAGCCGTGA